A region from the Arachis ipaensis cultivar K30076 chromosome B01, Araip1.1, whole genome shotgun sequence genome encodes:
- the LOC107633714 gene encoding uncharacterized protein LOC107633714 isoform X1 translates to MGHKKRNSAPRSKHSPATSPAAQFAVVGDGTASPEKQDSGNVPDHNSKTNNGVQNPNGIEFPPPPPPPPPPPQSDGPSSDYTAIKLECERALTAFRRGNHNRALKLMKELCGKQENAAHSAFAHRVQGFVAFKVAGILNDPTAKQRHVKNAVDSARKAVELCPNSVEYAHFYANLMLEVANDGKDYEEVVQECERALAIENPSDPGKESFQDESDQKLSTPEARVSHVQNELRQLIQKSNIASLSSWVKNLSNGEERFRLIPIRRPTEDPMELRLVQTRRPNEIKKVTKTPEERRKEIEVRVAAARLLQQKSESPQSPNEVDKDERGLDSSSAAGQSRRRHGNSKKNGSTAERRKWVQSYWSSMSVEMKKDMLRVRVSDLRSHFGSSKDTLPIDLLAEAVSYAEANKTWKFWVCCHCDEKFNDDESHSQHLAQAHMGMLSPNLQGHLPHNVDSEWIDMIHNCSWKPLDVSAAVKMLESRMKFKGSSLVEDSYFDHHTQDYYDCINDATDPYHEKEGLEYSLHNCTTESNNYCKAVASNVREGVENQLSMSHPFADSWPVSDDSERAKLLEKIHAVFEMLIKHKYLAASHLSKVIQFTMGEIQGLAAGSQFLNHGVDQTPMCICFLGASQLKKILQFLQELSHACGLGRYGDKGNGLMNEFHDINQGPEIKENIVLNGDASCLLLDECLLVTQVTFDAAQGTVLDNMTAQSSHDGISSDNDDFLSWIYSGSAIGDQLTSWMRTKEDNKHQGTEIIKMLDKEFYQLQTLCEKKSDRMSYEEALQTVEDLCLEEGKKREIVGDFVQQSYESVLRKRREELIESENDVMNVGNRFELDAISNVLQEAESMNVNQFGYEETYAGVTAQLCDLESGEEEEWRMKDYLHQMDGCIEIAIQKLKEHLSIELSKIDARIIRNIAEMQQLELKLGPLSAYDYRAILLPLVKSYLRARLEEFAEKDAVEKSDAAREAFLAELARDAKKAKGGSENTRNVDKTKDKKKTKDHRKTKDLKASSGHEELSLQASSPDSNTVAPDSYFQDPELVSMNDNYLEQQEEEYRRKIELEEEEKKLEETLEFQRRIENEAKQKHLAELQKKSSGICLEEVADKIQDAQLKTVADGTDVHDHVKLPIQEQSADENCCPSDVDSVIVTTKNGSLVPNKYSVDSADQKILHQPTVKQAGIPNGVVPENGHQLPDRRPGKKHKRHRNSSKMVDGKLESVSLEKNIEDAHTDRHSREHVKFHNDQDANNGWESNVSKAKKDLQMEDEEEERFQADLKKAVRQSLDTYQARGKLPLDSSLRMSQRSASQVDSLGFPTEKDSTEDANGTTLLGTGLKNEVGEYNCFLNVIIQSLWHLRRFREEFLGRSRSEHDHVGNPCVVCALYEIFTALDLASKDSRREAVAPTSLRIALSNLYPDSNFFQEAQMNDASEVLAVIFDCLHRSFTRGSSVSDTESVESNCMGSWDCANNTCIAHSLFGMDIFEQMNCYHCGLESRHLKYTSFFHNINANALRTMKVMCSESSFDELLNLVEMNHQLACDPEVGGCGKLNYIHHFLSTPPHVFMTVLGWQNTCESADDITATVAALSTALDISVLYRGLDPKRTHSLVSVVCYYGQHYHCFAYSHDHDQWIMYDDKTVKIIGGWADVLTMCEKGHLQPQVLFFEAVN, encoded by the exons ATGGGACACAAGAAGCGAAATTCGGCTCCGCGGTCCAAACATTCGCCGGCGACTTCTCCGGCGGCGCAATTCGCCGTCGTCGGCGACGGTACCGCATCGCCGGAGAAACAAGACTCAGGCAATGTTCCCGATCACAACAGCAAAACCAATAACGGCGTTCAGAACCCTAACGGGATCGAGTTTCCTCCTCCGCCACCGCCGCCGCCTCCTCCGCCTCAATCCGATGGTCCTTCCTCCGATTACACCGCGATCAAGCTCGAGTGTGAGCGTGCCCTAACGGCGTTCCGGCGCGGGAACCACAACAGAGCACTGAAGCTCATGAAGGAGCTATGCGGGAAGCAAGAGAACGCTGCTCACTCCGCATTCGCGCACCGCGTCCAGGGATTCGTCGCCTTTAAGGTCGCCGGAATCTTGAACGACCCTACCGCGAAGCAACGGCACGTGAAGAACGCCGTCGATTCGGCTCGCAAGGCCGTCGAGCTGTGCCCTAATTCGGTCGAGTACGCGCACTTCTACGCCAATTTGATGCTCGAGGTCGCGAACGACGGgaaggattatgaggaggtagtACAGGAGTGCGAGAGGGCGCTGGCGATAGAGAACCCTAGCGATCCAGGGAAGGAGAGCTTCCAGGATGAGAGTGATCAGAAGTTGTCGACTCCCGAGGCACGTGTTTCGCATGTGCAAAACGAGCTGCGGCAGCTGATTCAGAAGTCGAACATCGCTTCGCTGTCGAGCTGGGTGAAGAATCTGAGCAACGGCGAGGAGAGATTTCGGCTGATTCCGATTCGGAGGCCGACGGAGGACCCTATGGAGCTGAGACTGGTTCAGACTCGAAGGCCTAACGAGATCAAGAAAGTGACGAAGACGCCGGAAGAGAGGAGGAAGGAGATTGAAGTGAGAGTCGCCGCTGCGAGGCTGTTGCAGCAGAAGTCTGAGTCGCCCCAATCTCCGAACGAAGTAGATAAGGATGAGAGGGGGTTGGATTCATCCTCAGCGGCTGGTCAGAGTAGGAGGAGGCATGGGAATTCGAAGAAGAATGGGTCTACTGCGGAGAGGAGGAAATGGGTGCAATCTTACTGGAGTTCGATGAGTGTGGAAATGAAGAAGGACATgcttagggttagggtttctgatCTTAGGTCACACTTTGGGTCTTCGAAGGATACTTTGCCTATTGATCTTTTGGCGGAGGCTGTGTCGTATGCTGAGGCCAATAAGACATGGAAATTCTGGGTTTGCTGCCATTGTGATGAGAAATTTAACGATGACGAGTCTCACAGCCAACATCTTGCGCAGGCGCACATGGGTATGCTCTCGCCGAATTTGCAGGGGCATCTGCCCCATAATGTTGACAGTGAGTGGATTGATATGATTCATAATTGTTCTTGGAAGCCGCTGGATGTTTCTGCTGCAGTTAAAATGCTTGAGAGTAGAATGAAATTCAAAGGTTCATCATTAGTTGAGGATTCGTACTTCGATCATCATACACAGGACTACTATGACTGTATTAACGATGCAACTGATCCTTACCATGAGAAAGAAGGTTTGGAATACAGTCTTCATAACTGTACAACAGAAAGCAATAACTATTGTAAAGCTGTTGCAAGTAATGTGAGAGAAGGCGTTGAAAACCAATTATCTATGTCACATCCTTTCGCTGATAGTTGGCCAGTATCTGATGATTCTGAGCGCGCAAAACTTCTGGAGAAAATTCATGCAGTATTTGAGATGCTTATTAAGCATAAATATCTTGCTGCTAGTCACCTTAGCAAGGTTATACAATTTACTATGGGTGAGATTCAGGGTCTTGCTGCTGGTTCTCAATTTCTAAATCATGGTGTCGATCAAACGCCAATGTGCATATGCTTTCTGGGGGCTTCACAGCTTAAGAAAATTCTCCAATTTCTTCAAGAGCTATCTCATGCATGCGGATTGGGTAGATATGGTGATAAAGGTAATGGTCTCATGAATGAGTTTCATGATATCAATCAAGGTCCTGAGATCAAAGAGAATATTGTTCTCAATGGAGATGCATCATGCCTCCTTCTGGATGAGTGTTTACTGGTGACACAAGTCACATTTGATGCTGCTCAGGGGACTGTATTGGATAATATGACTGCCCAAAGTTCTCATGATGGTATTTCAAGCGATAATGATGATTTTCTATCCTGGATATATTCAGGTTCAGCTATAGGGGATCAATTGACATCATGGATGCGAACCAAAGAAGATAATAAACACCAAGGAACAGAAATTATCAAGATGCTTGATAAGGAGTTTTATCAACTACAGACCCTATGTGAGAAGAAGTCTGACCGAATGAGTTATGAAGAAGCACTGCAGACAGTAGAGGATCTTTGTCTTGAAGAGGGAAAGAAGAGGGAAATTGTTGGTGACTTTGTCCAGCAAAGCTATGAGTCTGTCTTAAGAAAACGAAGAGAAGAGCTCATTGAAAGTGAGAATGATGTGATGAATGTCGGCAATAGGTTTGAGTTGGATGCCATATCAAATGTTTTGCAAGAAGCAGAATCAATGAATGTTAATCAATTTGGATATGAAGAAACTTATGCTGGTGTAACTGCTCAGTTATGTGACTTGGAATctggtgaagaagaagaatggagaaTGAAAGACTACTTGCATCAAATGGATGGTTGTATAGAAATTGCTATTCAGAAACTGAAAGAGCACTTGTCTATAGAG CTTAGCAAAATTGATGCTCGAATCATTAGAAATATTGCTGAGATGCAACAATTGGAACTCAAGCTTGGGCCTCTTTCCGCTTATGATTATCGGGCTATATTATTGCCTCTAGTGAAGTCATACCTAAGG GCACGTTTAGAAGAATTTGCTGAGAAGGATGCAGTAGAGAAGTCTGATGCTGCGAGGGAAGCATTCTTGGCTGAACTTGCACGTGATGCTAAGAAGGCTAAAGGGGGAAGTGAGAACACAAGAAATGTGGATAAGACCAAAGATAAGAAGAAGACTAAAGATCACAGAAAAACAAAAGATCTGAAG GCTTCAAGTGGTCATGAGGAGCTATCGCTGCAAGCTAGCAGTCCTGA TTCCAATACTGTTGCACCTGATAGTTACTTTCAAGATCCTGAGCTTGTTTCCATGAATGATAATTACTTGGAACAACAGGAAGAGGAATATAGACGGAAAATAGAGCTAGAAGAGGAGGAAAAAAAGCTTGAGGAAACTTTAGAATTTCAGCGTAGGATAGAAAATGAAGCCAAACAAAAACACCTTGCTGAATTACAAAAGAAATCATCCGGGATATGTTTAGAGGAAGTGGCGGACAAAATTCAGGATGCTCAGTTGAAGACAGTTGCTGATGGGACAGATGTGCATGATCATGTAAAACTGCCTATACAG GAGCAGTCAGCTGATGAGAATTGCTGTCCTAGTGATGTGGATAGTGTGATAGTAACCACTAAAAATGGTTCTTTGGTGCCAAATAAATATTCAGTTGATTCAGCTGATCAAAAGATATTGCATCAGCCAACCGTTAAACAAG CAGGTATACCTAATGGAGTTGTTCCAGAGAATGGTCATCAGTTGCCTGATCGTCGTCCAGGGAAAAAGCATAAACGGCATAGGAATTCTTCCAAAATGGTTGATGGAAAATTGGAATCTGTCTCATTGGAAAAGAATATTGAGGATGCACATACTGACAGACATTCAAGAGAGCATGTTAAATTCCATAATGATCAAGATGCAAACAATG GGTGGGAAAGCAATGTATCAAAGGCGAAGAAAGATCTTCAAatggaagatgaggaggaggaaagaTTCCAAGCTGATCTTAAAAAAGCTGTACGACAAAGCCTGG ACACATATCAAGCACGTGGAAAACTGCCTTTGGATTCTAGTTTAAGAATGTCTCAGAGATCTGCTTCACAAGTAGATTCATTGGGTTTTCCAACAGAGAAAGACTCAACTGAGGATGCAAATGGAACTACATTGCTTGGTACTGGGCTAAAGAATGAAGTTGGTGAATATAACTGTTTTCTCAATGTTATTATACAG TCTTTATGGCATTTAAGACGCTTTCGGGAGGAATTTCTTGGCAGATCAAGATCAGAGCATGATCACGTTGGCAATCCTTGTGTTGTCTGTGCATTGTATGAGATCTTCACTGCTTTGGACCTTGCATCAAAGGACTCAAGGAGAGAAGCAGTAGCACCTACTTCCCTGCGAATAGCTCTAAGCAACCTATATCCAGATAGTAACTTCTTCCAGGAG GCTCAGATGAACGATGCTTCTGAGGTACTTGCAGTGATATTTGACTGCCTTCATCGTTCATTTACCCGTGGTTCAAGTGTTTCTGACACCGAGTCAGTGGAAAGTAATTGCATGGGATCTTGGGATTGTGCAAATAATACTTGTATAGCACATTCACTTTTCGGAATGGACATTTTTGAGCAAATGAACTGCTATCACTGTGGTCTCGAATCCAGACATTTGAAGTATACTTCCTTCTTTCACAATATAAATGCCAACGCATTACGAACAATGAAG GTTATGTGTTCTGAAAGTTCctttgatgagctattgaaccttgTGGAGATGAACCATCAATTGGCTTGTGATCCAGAAGTTGGTGGTTGTGGCAAGCTTAACTACATCCATCACTTTCTTTCAACTCCACCTCATGTTTTTATGACAG TTCTTGGTTGGCAAAATACATGCGAGAGTGCTGATGATATAACAGCCACTGTGGCAGCCCTGAGCACTGCACTAGACATCAGTGTCCTATATCGAGGCTTAGATCCTAAAAGAACCCATAGCTTGGTATCAGTG GTTTGCTACTATGGCCAACATTATCATTGCTTTGCTTACAGTCATGACCATGATCAATGGATTATGTATGATGACAAGACTGTCAAG ATAATTGGTGGATGGGCAGATGTTCTTACAATGTGTGAAAAAGGGCATCTACAACCTCAGGTTCTTTTCTTTGAAGCTGTAAACTAG